One part of the Olleya sp. YS genome encodes these proteins:
- a CDS encoding T9SS type A sorting domain-containing protein, whose protein sequence is MKKEITFRLPKSTILFLFTLFFSFQSYANDDLVCGHINNIEFSNGNEITTLENGGNYSIGDLPSNFYLSLNVSGYSQSAKYRVTNLDTGEVINIIENQLPYTFPAGNTAWNLGVGNFEVKAKLYKFNYAFGFKCDEEVVTFSLSDNTCDANAGTMSADASPVTLVNGTATISATPNGDALVPAGYSNIYVLTQGDGLVIVNAGGTPSFDVTEAGDYTIHSLVYDPNTLDLSIVVPGQTTGFDVNGLLLQGGGMICASLDVAGAPIMVETCDANAGTMSADASPVTLVNGTATISATPNGDAIVPAGYSNIYVLTQGDGLVIVNAGGTPSFDVTEAGDYTIHSLVYDPNTLDLSIVVPGQTTGFDVNGLLLQGGGMICASLDVAGAPIMVETCDANAGTMSADASPVTLLNGTATISATPNGDAIVPAGYSNIYVLTQGDGLVIVNAGGTPSFDVTEAGDYTIHSLVYDPNTLDLSIVVPGQTTGFDVNGLLLQGGGMICASLDVAGAPIMVETCDANAGTMSADASPVTLVNGTATISATPNGDAIVPAGYSNIYVLTQGDGLVIVNAGGTPSFDVTEAGDYTIHSLVYDPNTLDLSIVVPGQTTGFDVNGLLLQGGGMICASLDVAGAPIMVETCDANAGTMSADASPVTLLNGTATISATPNGDAIVPAGYSNIYVLTQGDGLVIVNAGGTPSFDVTEAGDYTIHSLVYDPNTLDLSIVVPGQTTGFDVNGLLLQGGGMICASLDVAGAPIMVETCDANAGTMSADASPVTLVNGTATISATPNGDAIVPAGYSNIYVLTQGDGLVIVNAGGTPSFDVTEAGDYTIHSLVYDPNTLDLSIVVPGQTTGFDVNGLLLQGGGMICASLDVAGAPIMVETCDANAGTMSADASPVTLVNGTATISATPNGDAIVPAGYSNIYVLTQGDGLVIVNAGGTPSFDVTEAGDYTIHSLVYDPNTLDLSIVVPGQTTGFDVNGLLLQGGGMICASLDVAGAPIMVEESQQCNAQAAVMYSQSPINCLSGGTANLTATVFQDAVVPNGYSEIFVLTNAFGLTVLDVSATPSFDISTTGFYRIHSLVYDPNTLDLSVVVPGTTTGFDVINLINDNNICASLNPNGAINIVINNTWFCNFISNFFNNNRVDISEYLNTAVLEFDSYEAFKNSFTEANANTDIKLFPNPVISELNIDIQVFDDEIMNYTINDASGRQVMSGILNTNGGTSVINTNALSSGMYLISLESEYRTITKKIVVNK, encoded by the coding sequence ATGAAAAAAGAAATTACTTTCCGACTTCCCAAATCTACCATCCTATTTTTGTTCACTTTATTTTTTTCCTTTCAATCTTACGCTAATGATGACTTAGTATGTGGTCATATTAACAACATTGAATTTTCAAATGGTAATGAAATAACTACACTTGAAAATGGCGGGAATTACAGCATTGGAGATTTACCAAGTAACTTTTATTTAAGTTTAAATGTCAGTGGTTACTCTCAAAGTGCTAAATACCGAGTTACTAATTTAGATACTGGTGAAGTAATAAACATAATTGAAAATCAATTACCATATACTTTCCCAGCAGGAAATACAGCTTGGAATCTAGGAGTAGGTAATTTTGAAGTTAAGGCTAAGCTATATAAATTTAATTATGCATTTGGATTTAAGTGTGATGAAGAAGTTGTTACTTTTTCTTTAAGTGATAATACTTGCGATGCCAATGCAGGCACAATGAGTGCAGACGCTTCACCAGTGACATTAGTAAACGGAACAGCTACCATAAGTGCAACACCAAATGGAGATGCACTAGTACCAGCAGGCTATAGCAACATATATGTATTAACTCAAGGCGATGGATTAGTAATAGTCAACGCAGGAGGTACACCAAGTTTTGATGTGACCGAAGCAGGAGATTACACCATCCACAGTTTAGTATACGATCCAAACACGTTAGATTTAAGCATTGTTGTACCAGGACAAACTACAGGATTTGATGTCAATGGATTATTACTTCAAGGAGGCGGAATGATTTGCGCAAGCTTAGATGTTGCAGGAGCACCAATTATGGTAGAGACTTGCGATGCCAATGCAGGCACAATGAGTGCAGACGCTTCACCAGTGACATTAGTAAACGGAACAGCTACCATAAGTGCAACACCAAATGGAGATGCAATAGTACCAGCAGGCTATAGCAACATATATGTATTAACTCAAGGCGATGGATTAGTAATAGTAAACGCAGGAGGCACACCAAGTTTTGATGTGACCGAAGCAGGAGATTACACCATTCACAGTTTAGTATACGATCCAAACACGTTAGATTTAAGCATTGTTGTACCAGGACAAACTACAGGATTTGATGTGAATGGATTATTACTTCAAGGAGGCGGAATGATTTGCGCAAGCTTAGATGTTGCAGGCGCACCAATTATGGTAGAGACTTGCGATGCCAATGCAGGCACAATGAGTGCAGACGCTTCACCAGTGACATTATTAAACGGAACAGCTACCATAAGCGCAACACCAAATGGAGATGCAATAGTACCAGCAGGCTATAGCAACATATATGTATTAACTCAAGGCGATGGATTAGTAATAGTAAACGCAGGAGGCACACCAAGTTTTGATGTGACCGAAGCAGGAGATTACACCATCCACAGTTTAGTATACGATCCAAACACGTTAGATTTAAGCATTGTTGTACCAGGACAAACTACAGGATTTGATGTCAATGGATTATTACTTCAAGGAGGCGGAATGATTTGCGCAAGCTTAGATGTTGCAGGCGCACCAATTATGGTAGAGACTTGCGATGCCAATGCAGGTACAATGAGTGCAGACGCTTCACCAGTGACATTGGTAAACGGAACAGCTACCATAAGCGCAACACCAAATGGAGATGCAATAGTACCAGCAGGCTATAGCAACATATATGTATTAACTCAAGGCGATGGATTAGTAATAGTAAACGCAGGAGGCACACCAAGTTTTGATGTGACCGAAGCAGGAGATTACACCATTCACAGTTTAGTATACGATCCAAACACGTTAGATTTAAGCATTGTTGTACCAGGACAAACTACAGGATTTGATGTCAATGGATTATTACTTCAAGGAGGCGGAATGATTTGCGCAAGCTTAGATGTTGCAGGCGCACCAATTATGGTAGAGACTTGCGATGCCAATGCAGGCACAATGAGTGCAGACGCTTCACCAGTGACATTATTAAACGGAACAGCTACCATAAGCGCAACACCAAATGGAGATGCAATAGTACCAGCAGGCTATAGCAACATATATGTATTAACTCAAGGCGATGGATTAGTAATAGTAAACGCAGGAGGCACACCAAGTTTTGATGTGACCGAAGCAGGAGATTACACCATTCACAGTTTAGTATACGATCCAAACACGTTAGATTTAAGCATTGTTGTACCAGGACAAACTACAGGATTTGATGTCAATGGATTATTACTTCAAGGAGGCGGAATGATTTGCGCAAGCTTAGATGTTGCAGGAGCACCAATTATGGTAGAGACTTGCGATGCCAATGCAGGTACAATGAGTGCAGACGCTTCACCAGTGACATTAGTAAACGGAACAGCTACCATAAGCGCAACACCAAATGGAGATGCAATAGTACCAGCAGGCTATAGCAACATATATGTATTAACTCAAGGCGATGGATTAGTAATAGTAAACGCAGGAGGCACACCAAGTTTTGATGTGACCGAAGCAGGAGATTACACCATTCACAGTTTAGTATACGATCCAAACACGTTAGATTTAAGCATTGTTGTACCAGGACAAACTACAGGATTTGATGTGAATGGATTATTACTTCAAGGAGGCGGAATGATTTGCGCAAGCTTAGATGTTGCAGGAGCACCAATTATGGTAGAGACTTGCGATGCCAATGCAGGTACAATGAGTGCAGACGCTTCACCAGTGACATTAGTAAACGGAACAGCTACCATAAGCGCAACACCAAATGGAGATGCAATAGTACCAGCAGGCTATAGCAACATATATGTATTAACTCAAGGCGATGGATTAGTAATAGTAAACGCAGGAGGCACACCAAGTTTTGATGTGACCGAAGCAGGAGATTACACCATCCACAGTTTAGTATACGATCCAAATACGTTAGATTTAAGTATTGTTGTACCAGGACAAACTACAGGATTTGATGTCAATGGATTATTACTTCAAGGAGGCGGAATGATTTGCGCAAGCTTAGATGTTGCAGGAGCACCAATTATGGTAGAAGAATCTCAACAGTGTAATGCACAAGCAGCTGTCATGTATTCTCAAAGTCCTATTAATTGTCTTTCAGGTGGAACAGCTAATCTTACCGCTACTGTATTTCAAGATGCGGTAGTACCAAATGGTTATTCAGAAATATTTGTATTGACTAACGCTTTTGGATTAACTGTTTTAGATGTTTCAGCAACTCCGAGTTTCGACATTAGCACGACTGGCTTCTATCGTATTCACAGTTTAGTCTATGATCCAAATACTTTAGACTTAAGTGTGGTAGTACCAGGAACAACTACTGGTTTTGATGTTATTAATTTAATTAATGATAATAACATATGTGCATCATTAAATCCTAATGGAGCAATAAACATAGTTATAAACAACACTTGGTTCTGTAATTTTATTAGTAATTTCTTTAATAACAACCGTGTGGATATTAGCGAGTATTTAAATACAGCAGTATTAGAATTTGATAGTTATGAAGCTTTCAAAAACTCATTTACTGAAGCAAATGCAAATACAGACATTAAATTATTTCCTAATCCAGTAATTTCAGAATTAAATATTGACATACAAGTATTTGATGATGAAATAATGAATTACACTATTAATGATGCAAGTGGACGACAAGTTATGAGTGGTATTTTAAATACAAATGGTGGAACCTCAGTCATAAATACTAATGCATTATCTAGCGGAATGTACCTAATTAGTTTAGAGTCTGAATATAGAACAATCACTAAAAAAATAGTGGTGAATAAATAG
- a CDS encoding M14 family metallopeptidase, with product MKKLFIIYLFTIFSCTNSAKKQFDFTTVFENSEGLETATYVETIQFYQNLADVYPEISIDSFGKTDSGKPLHLVTLNPDKSFDFDLFREEKRILLINNGIHPGESDGIDATMMLFRDIANGTIKMPKHTVITTIPIYNVGGSLNRNSGTRTNQNGPKAYGFRGNARNYDLNRDFIKSDTKNAKTFAQIFHMIQPDVFIDNHVSNGADYQYTLTHLFTQHNKLGGALGNYLHTKIQPNLEQKLANKSWDITPYVNVFNQVPEAGFSQFMDSPRYSTGYTTLFNTLGMMVETHMLKPYKQRVEGTYELMISMIDIIEEDHDTIKTLRDTAIGDLKNQDTYPLAWQIDTTQTSTLQFKGFEGQMIDSDITGAKRLQYDPTKPFTKPVVYQNYFKPKTEVTIPKAYIIPQGWWSVIELLQLNQVEMKPLEKDSTFMVQSYKIDAFETRNRAYEGHYQHYNTTVKVSEEEMTFKKGDYIIETNQKAFRYLLETLEPEAPDSFFNWNFFDTVLQQKEGFSPYVWEDKAKLLLNNHPEIKNEFNRKKVTDNNFKNNWFAQLDWLHKQSDNYEQAHLQYPIYRIKH from the coding sequence ATGAAAAAACTTTTTATAATATATCTATTTACAATATTCTCTTGTACTAATTCAGCAAAAAAACAATTTGATTTTACTACTGTTTTTGAAAATAGTGAAGGCTTAGAGACTGCTACATATGTTGAAACTATTCAGTTTTATCAAAATTTAGCTGATGTATATCCAGAAATCTCTATAGATAGTTTCGGTAAGACCGATTCTGGAAAACCATTACATTTAGTGACTTTAAATCCTGATAAGAGTTTTGACTTTGATTTATTTAGAGAAGAGAAACGCATCCTATTAATAAATAATGGAATCCATCCAGGAGAGTCTGATGGTATAGATGCTACCATGATGCTATTTAGAGATATTGCTAATGGCACTATAAAAATGCCAAAACATACTGTTATTACAACTATTCCTATTTATAATGTTGGAGGTAGTTTAAATCGAAATTCTGGTACTAGAACCAATCAAAATGGGCCTAAGGCTTATGGATTTAGAGGAAATGCTAGAAACTATGATTTGAATCGAGACTTTATTAAATCGGACACCAAAAACGCTAAGACTTTTGCACAAATTTTTCATATGATACAACCAGACGTTTTTATTGATAATCATGTTAGTAATGGTGCAGACTACCAATATACGTTAACCCATTTATTCACTCAACATAATAAATTAGGTGGAGCATTGGGTAATTACTTACACACCAAAATACAGCCCAATTTAGAGCAAAAACTTGCTAATAAAAGCTGGGATATTACACCTTATGTTAATGTATTTAATCAAGTCCCTGAAGCAGGATTTTCTCAATTTATGGATAGTCCAAGGTATTCTACAGGCTATACTACATTGTTTAATACGTTAGGAATGATGGTAGAAACGCATATGCTAAAACCTTACAAACAACGCGTTGAGGGTACCTATGAGCTAATGATATCCATGATAGATATTATTGAAGAAGACCATGACACGATAAAAACACTTCGTGATACTGCTATTGGAGATTTAAAAAACCAAGACACCTATCCTTTAGCTTGGCAAATAGACACTACACAGACATCGACTTTGCAATTTAAAGGGTTTGAAGGACAAATGATTGATAGTGATATTACAGGAGCAAAACGTTTACAATATGACCCTACAAAACCGTTTACAAAACCTGTAGTATATCAAAATTACTTTAAGCCTAAAACAGAAGTAACTATTCCTAAAGCTTATATCATTCCTCAAGGTTGGTGGTCTGTTATTGAGTTATTACAGCTAAATCAAGTTGAGATGAAACCACTTGAGAAAGATTCGACATTTATGGTACAATCTTATAAAATCGATGCTTTTGAGACTAGAAATCGAGCTTATGAAGGGCATTATCAACATTACAATACTACTGTAAAGGTTTCTGAAGAAGAAATGACTTTTAAGAAAGGAGATTATATTATTGAAACTAATCAAAAAGCATTTAGGTATTTACTAGAAACCTTAGAGCCTGAAGCACCTGATTCATTTTTTAATTGGAATTTCTTTGATACCGTTCTTCAGCAAAAAGAAGGTTTTTCGCCTTATGTATGGGAAGACAAAGCTAAATTACTACTGAATAATCATCCAGAAATCAAGAATGAATTCAACAGGAAAAAAGTAACCGACAACAATTTCAAAAATAACTGGTTTGCGCAATTAGATTGGTTGCATAAACAAAGTGATAATTACGAACAAGCGCATTTACAATATCCTATATATCGCATAAAACATTAA
- the coaD gene encoding pantetheine-phosphate adenylyltransferase has translation MRRALFPGSFDPITLGHYDIIQRGVKLFDEVIVAIGINADKKYMFSLEERQRFLEDAFKDEPKVKIVTYQGLTIDFCREINAEFILRGLRNPADFEFEKAIAHTNRKLSKIETVFLLTAAKTSFISSSIVRDVIRNNGDYTVLVPDSVRVK, from the coding sequence ATGAGACGTGCACTTTTTCCTGGATCTTTTGATCCAATTACTTTAGGACATTACGATATTATACAACGAGGTGTTAAACTTTTTGATGAAGTAATTGTAGCAATAGGTATTAATGCAGATAAAAAATACATGTTCTCTCTAGAAGAAAGACAACGTTTTTTAGAAGACGCATTTAAAGATGAACCAAAAGTAAAAATAGTGACATATCAAGGATTAACCATTGACTTTTGTAGAGAAATTAATGCTGAATTTATTTTACGTGGTTTACGTAATCCTGCTGATTTTGAATTTGAAAAAGCTATAGCACATACCAATAGAAAACTATCCAAAATTGAAACTGTGTTTTTACTGACTGCAGCTAAAACCAGTTTTATTTCTTCATCCATTGTTAGAGATGTTATTAGAAATAATGGTGACTATACCGTTTTAGTACCTGATAGTGTTCGAGTGAAGTAA
- a CDS encoding T9SS type A sorting domain-containing protein, producing the protein MCKFLPNQTLNFRALFTLVALIFSFQAYAFVDTNCGSISGFEFSNGDSTITINDNQSYFIGDLPNNFYVDLLVDGYSQSAKFDVTNLDTGQCYNITENHLPYTFPGGNCAWNFGCGDFRIKARLYKYDGCGTICDTETINFSITCTQSCGDISGFEFSNGSDTVSIVNDGSYDIDALPDNFYVDLLVDGQSESSSLRLENLNTGDVYNVGENHLPYTIPGGNAAWSYGTGYFKLKAKIFEFDYCQGDPCDVQSIYFTINDNVCGQIDGFEFSNFSDPSVAIVDGGSYDINSIPANFNINVLTSGNIESTFNTLTNIDTGEVYTNLENVVPYTFPGATNEVWNLGCGTFNFCSSVYDQNHANGTECDTQCITFTITNCCGTIDGFEFSNFSDPSVAIVDGGSYDINAIPSDFNINVLTSGNVESAFNTLTNLDTGEVYTKLENVIPYTFPGATNQVWNLGCGTFNFCSTVYEENNASGTECDTQCITFTITNCCGTIDEFVFTNGTEDVSIVDGSTYDLSELPLDSYINSIVSGTADSVMYTITNTDTNISSLLTDNSMPYTYPAGETSWDLGIGNFMITAQLYTVSTTGDCDNSTDRVANNNTTNSKSATSNNCLQLCEVQTISFTLTDGVACQPVSAGTGSLAASVVLVDPNVDFFVTVTPNGDASIPQGYQLGTVVTSGNALTIQQVSSTTTIQLPAVGGNYKIHMLAYNPSTLDLNDISLGVTTASDVLNLINNGQVCADLDTVGVSILVILSGSTDKVANNSRTSNTSNSDDVTLVSDIKLYPNPVVNELNVDITLLEGEVLNYTMIDLNGKQVLSGSLTSNRNIIKTKELAGGLYILKLKSEGRSFTKKILVNK; encoded by the coding sequence ATGTGTAAATTTTTACCTAACCAAACACTAAATTTTAGAGCTCTATTTACTTTAGTTGCTTTAATTTTTTCATTTCAAGCTTATGCTTTTGTAGACACCAATTGTGGATCAATTTCTGGATTTGAATTTTCTAATGGTGATTCAACAATAACAATTAATGATAATCAATCTTATTTTATAGGAGACTTACCAAACAATTTTTATGTTGATTTATTAGTAGATGGTTACTCACAAAGTGCCAAATTTGATGTTACAAATCTAGATACAGGTCAGTGTTATAATATTACTGAAAATCATTTACCATATACATTTCCAGGAGGAAATTGCGCATGGAATTTTGGATGTGGAGATTTTAGAATTAAAGCAAGATTATACAAATATGATGGATGTGGAACAATCTGTGATACAGAAACTATAAATTTTTCAATTACATGTACTCAATCATGTGGAGATATATCTGGATTTGAATTTTCAAATGGATCTGACACTGTTTCCATAGTAAATGATGGTTCGTATGACATTGATGCTTTGCCAGATAATTTTTATGTAGACCTATTAGTAGATGGTCAGTCTGAAAGTTCTAGCTTGAGATTAGAAAATTTAAATACTGGTGATGTTTATAATGTAGGTGAAAATCATCTTCCTTATACAATTCCAGGTGGTAATGCTGCATGGAGTTATGGTACAGGATATTTCAAATTAAAAGCAAAAATCTTTGAATTTGACTATTGTCAAGGAGATCCATGTGACGTGCAGTCAATTTATTTTACAATAAACGATAATGTTTGTGGGCAAATAGATGGATTTGAGTTTTCGAATTTTTCTGACCCTTCAGTAGCGATAGTCGATGGTGGTAGTTATGATATCAATAGTATACCTGCTAATTTTAATATTAACGTATTAACATCAGGGAATATTGAAAGCACATTCAACACACTAACTAATATAGATACAGGTGAAGTGTATACCAATCTAGAAAACGTTGTGCCTTACACATTCCCAGGAGCAACAAACGAAGTTTGGAATTTAGGTTGCGGAACATTTAATTTCTGTTCTAGTGTATATGATCAAAACCATGCCAATGGAACAGAATGTGATACACAGTGTATAACATTTACAATAACTAATTGTTGTGGTACAATAGATGGATTTGAGTTTTCGAATTTTTCTGACCCTTCAGTAGCAATAGTCGATGGTGGTAGTTATGATATTAATGCTATACCTTCTGACTTTAACATTAATGTATTAACTTCAGGTAATGTTGAAAGTGCGTTTAACACCCTAACTAATTTAGATACAGGCGAAGTATATACAAAACTTGAAAACGTAATACCTTATACATTCCCAGGAGCAACAAATCAAGTTTGGAATTTAGGTTGTGGTACGTTTAATTTTTGTTCTACTGTTTACGAAGAAAATAATGCTAGCGGAACAGAATGTGATACACAATGTATAACATTTACTATAACTAACTGTTGTGGAACTATCGATGAATTTGTTTTCACTAACGGAACAGAAGATGTTTCTATTGTAGATGGTAGTACTTACGATTTATCTGAGTTGCCTTTAGATTCCTACATCAATAGTATTGTTAGTGGAACTGCAGATAGTGTTATGTATACTATAACAAATACAGACACTAATATTTCATCTTTACTTACAGATAATAGTATGCCTTATACATATCCAGCTGGTGAAACATCATGGGATTTAGGTATTGGTAACTTCATGATTACAGCGCAATTGTATACAGTTTCAACAACAGGCGATTGCGATAATTCAACAGATAGAGTAGCCAATAATAATACTACTAATTCAAAATCTGCAACTAGTAATAATTGTCTTCAGTTATGTGAGGTACAAACTATAAGTTTCACATTAACAGATGGTGTTGCTTGTCAACCTGTTTCAGCAGGAACAGGATCGTTAGCTGCTAGTGTAGTATTAGTTGATCCAAATGTTGACTTTTTTGTAACTGTAACACCAAATGGTGATGCATCAATTCCTCAAGGATATCAATTAGGTACTGTTGTTACAAGTGGAAACGCATTAACTATTCAACAAGTAAGTAGTACAACAACAATACAGTTACCAGCAGTTGGAGGAAATTATAAAATACATATGTTGGCTTATAATCCTTCAACATTAGATTTAAACGATATTAGTTTAGGGGTAACTACTGCTTCTGATGTGCTTAATTTAATTAATAATGGTCAAGTATGTGCAGATCTTGATACAGTTGGAGTTTCAATTTTAGTAATTCTTTCAGGATCTACCGATAAGGTAGCTAATAATTCTAGAACAAGCAATACTAGTAATAGCGACGATGTAACTTTAGTTTCTGATATTAAATTATATCCTAATCCAGTTGTTAACGAGTTAAACGTTGATATCACATTATTAGAAGGTGAAGTACTTAATTACACTATGATAGATTTAAATGGTAAACAAGTACTTTCTGGATCACTAACTAGTAATAGAAATATAATTAAAACAAAAGAATTAGCTGGAGGACTATATATATTAAAATTAAAGTCTGAAGGAAGAAGCTTTACTAAGAAAATTTTAGTAAATAAATAA
- a CDS encoding NUDIX domain-containing protein — protein MQPIFVNDKPIYLTTKVEKETDFKNFLLKDANIELILKTLSKKSINSVRLIGHKEDKLLKSFKKKLPNVVAGGGKVHNDKGDILFIYRNDKWDLPKGKTEGKESIEETAIREVKEETGVGKLEIVKPLPNTYHIFKRNGKVKLKITYWFEMYSTFSGKFYPQLNEGITEVKWLNTEEVKKALGNSYSNIKLLF, from the coding sequence ATGCAACCCATTTTTGTTAATGATAAGCCTATTTACTTAACCACTAAGGTAGAAAAAGAGACCGACTTTAAAAATTTCTTGCTTAAGGATGCTAATATCGAGTTAATACTCAAAACCTTGTCTAAAAAATCCATTAATTCTGTTAGACTTATAGGTCATAAAGAAGATAAATTACTTAAGTCTTTCAAGAAAAAGTTACCTAACGTTGTAGCTGGAGGTGGAAAGGTGCATAACGATAAAGGAGATATTCTTTTTATTTATAGGAATGATAAATGGGATTTACCTAAAGGGAAAACTGAAGGAAAGGAATCTATTGAAGAAACTGCTATAAGAGAGGTTAAAGAAGAAACAGGAGTCGGTAAACTTGAAATCGTAAAACCATTACCAAATACCTATCATATTTTTAAACGTAACGGAAAGGTGAAATTAAAAATAACGTATTGGTTTGAGATGTACTCTACATTTTCTGGTAAATTTTATCCTCAATTAAATGAGGGGATTACTGAGGTTAAATGGTTAAATACAGAAGAAGTAAAGAAAGCGTTGGGTAATTCTTATTCCAATATCAAACTTCTGTTTTAA
- a CDS encoding SulP family inorganic anion transporter, with the protein MTAFFRRQTANAKNDILSGLTVALALVPEAVAFAFVAGVDPLVGLYAAFMIGLITSIFGGRPGMISGATGALAVVMVSLVAEGNAMGQPSEELGLYYLFATVILMGIIQMLAGVFKLGKFVRLIPHPVMMGFVNGLAIVIFLSQLGMFKETVGATKVWMQGSELWIMIGLVALTMLIMFGLPKLTKKLPEALIAILVVSAIVILGNLDVATVGSFIRDGGGAGLKGGLPEFQWDIFNKVPFNFETLKFIFPYALILAAIGLIESLMTLNLVDEITETRGNSNRECLAQGGANIVTGLFGGMGGCAMIGQSLINIKGGGRGRLSGLVAALALLAFILFASGLIEQVPIAALVGVMFMVVIGTFAWSSFRIMNKIPKADVFVLVLVSGLTVVFDLAIAVIAGVIVSALVFSWENAKRIRARKRVKEDGTKVYEIWGPLFFGSIQAFNDKFDAKNDPDKVEIDFVESRVSDHSALEAIFNLVEKYEAEGKQIRLKHLSEDCKILLYKASPKFREVVIEAIDDPRYHLAEDPEKFPKPISEYKF; encoded by the coding sequence ATGACCGCATTTTTTAGAAGACAAACCGCAAACGCAAAAAACGATATTTTATCAGGTTTAACAGTAGCTTTAGCTTTAGTACCTGAAGCAGTTGCTTTTGCATTTGTTGCAGGAGTTGATCCTTTAGTTGGATTATATGCAGCATTTATGATTGGATTAATTACTTCCATTTTTGGTGGTCGTCCAGGAATGATTAGTGGTGCTACAGGCGCTTTAGCAGTTGTAATGGTAAGCTTGGTAGCAGAAGGTAATGCAATGGGACAACCTAGTGAAGAATTAGGCTTATATTACTTATTTGCAACTGTGATTTTAATGGGAATCATCCAAATGCTGGCTGGTGTTTTTAAACTAGGAAAATTTGTTAGGCTAATTCCACATCCAGTAATGATGGGATTTGTTAATGGTTTGGCTATAGTTATTTTCTTATCGCAATTAGGAATGTTTAAAGAGACAGTAGGAGCTACAAAAGTATGGATGCAAGGATCAGAATTATGGATAATGATAGGTTTGGTAGCCTTAACTATGTTAATTATGTTTGGGTTACCTAAACTAACTAAAAAATTACCAGAAGCTTTAATTGCTATTTTAGTGGTATCTGCAATTGTTATATTAGGTAATTTAGATGTTGCAACTGTTGGAAGTTTTATAAGAGATGGTGGTGGAGCAGGTCTTAAAGGTGGACTCCCAGAATTTCAATGGGATATTTTTAATAAAGTGCCTTTTAACTTTGAAACTCTAAAATTCATTTTTCCGTATGCATTAATATTAGCAGCTATTGGATTAATAGAGTCATTAATGACTCTAAATTTAGTGGATGAAATCACTGAAACTAGAGGAAATTCCAACAGAGAATGTTTAGCACAGGGTGGTGCAAATATTGTTACTGGATTGTTTGGCGGAATGGGAGGATGTGCCATGATTGGTCAATCTTTAATTAATATAAAAGGTGGAGGACGTGGACGTTTGTCTGGTTTAGTAGCAGCATTAGCCTTATTAGCATTTATTCTATTTGCATCTGGACTAATTGAACAAGTACCAATTGCAGCATTAGTAGGAGTGATGTTTATGGTTGTAATTGGAACGTTTGCATGGTCTAGTTTTAGAATCATGAATAAAATACCAAAAGCAGATGTTTTTGTTTTAGTTTTAGTGTCTGGTTTAACCGTTGTTTTTGATTTAGCTATAGCAGTTATAGCTGGTGTAATAGTTAGTGCATTGGTGTTTTCTTGGGAAAACGCAAAGCGTATTAGAGCTAGAAAACGTGTAAAAGAGGATGGAACTAAAGTGTACGAAATATGGGGACCATTATTTTTTGGAAGTATTCAAGCGTTTAACGATAAGTTTGATGCTAAAAACGATCCTGATAAAGTAGAAATTGATTTTGTTGAATCTAGAGTCAGTGATCATTCTGCATTAGAAGCCATTTTTAATTTAGTCGAAAAATACGAAGCTGAAGGCAAGCAAATTAGACTAAAACATCTAAGTGAAGACTGTAAAATCTTGTTATACAAAGCAAGTCCAAAATTTAGAGAAGTGGTTATTGAAGCTATTGACGATCCAAGGTATCATTTAGCAGAAGACCCTGAAAAATTTCCAAAACCAATCTCTGAGTATAAGTTCTAA